The DNA window atgatggtggaggctgaaacattaggggcatttaagagacttagactGGTTGAAAGATTACGAGGCAAGAAGCTTTTACTATATTTTTGGTAGGAGTATATAGGTTGGCaccacatcgagggccgaagggcctgtactgtgctgtaatggtttTTTTGGCAGTACAATAAAACAATTTATCCAAATTAATGTTGCAATAGAAAAGTTAATAAATAAATTGAACTCCAAGGTGATTATATAGTTTTCACAGTAGTCAGTTAAATTCATTTCAATtagaattaaaaaattttaacaaTTACAACTAATATGCTGGATTTAAAAACTGGTACATTAGATGCAGTTTAATTTGTCATATTGTTTTTCCCCACTTGCATCCCTACTCAGTTGAATGCCAAGATAATGCATATCTACTTCTATTAAGAAACCAATTTCAAGATCTCCTTGTATTAACCCAAGACTAAAATTGTACAGtgagttacctgactgatagttTGTAGTGTGGATCCCAAGTATTATTACCAAAGTGAAGCAAGATTGCtaaaaataattacattttattGAATTCAAAGATGGCAGTCAAATCAAGTACTGCACAGGATTCCATAATGCACTGAAGGTTGTTAAACGATCCAGTTGCTGATCAAAAATCCAATTCAAGTTCTAAGGCTCCAGTGCCTCATTATCAATACCAATTTTGTGCTTTGGAGTCTGGAAAAGAAAAATCAGGTTGCAATATTTCAAATACCTTTATTCTTACTTCTATATCAAAATGCCTGAAGAATAACTCAGGTTAACAAGAGGCATAGATTTCAAAAAGAGGATGCATACAGGCAGACAAGTTTGATGGAATACCTGGAGACAAGGATAGTAGGAGCATGGTGAAGAAGAAAAGGAGGAGGGTTTGAAATGAATTTGGAGACAGTGCAAAGGAGAATTTAAAATGTTTAGGTACAAGAACAAAAAGGGCCATGAGGGAAAGACTTTGTCAAGGAGAGCCAGGAGGTAAAGAAGATCAAATTAATATTTTGTGAATGTTTTCTGTGGACCAGGACAAGCAGGAGTGAGAGGTAAGGAAGGAAACTAAAGATAGCCTAGGGCATGCCTGCATCAGGAGGGAAGAGGTGAAGTGAAAGTGAGCAGCCTTGGTGGATCATAGCGAGAtcaataaatctccaggtccagcCCAGAACATTGTGGGGAACAAGGAAGAAAATTGTTGGGGCCTTGACAGATATTTTAATTCAAGTTaaagttccagaggattggaggaatgctgttatttaaaaaagggcTGCAAGGATAATCTAGGCAACTACAGACCTGTTCATCTGGTagggaaactgctggagaagATTCAGAAAGATAAAATCTATCAACATTGCTCTATCAACAAGATGACAGGACAGGTAGACAGTTCTGAAGAGAACATTTGAGGCACTTCACTTCATCAATCAGGGTACTTAAACACAATTGTTGCGACATTATGCTGAAGTTATACCAGACTTTGGTGAGCCCATACTTTGAATATGGTGTTCAGCTTCAGTCACCTAGTTAGAGAAaggatattataaagttggaaagggtacaaaaAAGGTTTATGAAGTTGTTGTCAGGATTAGCGAGTGAAAAACTAGACTTGTTTTCCTTGGACCAATGGATGTTAGTATCTCACTGAAGTCTAGAACGTCTTAAGGGACAGATAAGGTGAATTGTGAGTTTCCTTGAGACAGAGAAGCCAAGATAAGAGGGTATAACTCCAAGGTGAAGGGGTGGGATTTTGAAAAGATGCAAGGATACAACTTTTGACTCAAGGTGCTgggcatatggaacaagctgctaaaGATGAAGAGGCAGGGTGCATTAGCTTCCTTTAAAAAGGATTGGATGGGGGTAATCAGTGGAGTATGGGCTAAGGCAAGCAAGTGAGTCTAAAGCAGAAAGGCACAGTTTAGCATGAACAAGCTGGACCTGTTTGCAGGCTGAGAGACTGACTACACCACTGACGAGAAGTCACAGGCTTGCTTTTGAGCCTACCTCAGTCACCGATGCAAGTTTTACATTTCTCTGGTTTACATACATACAGCATTTCTCCTGGTTTGAACAGGATGAAGTGCTGACCCCCATCCATTCACACTTTCAGAGGggttttgggggggaaaaaaagcacaaaCCTTTCTGGGGGAAGAACAGCAGCATCCCCAGACACAGCGAACCACAACCAAGAGAGTCAGAAACAACACAGCACCTGGTGAATAGAAACATGATACCAGGAAGAATTAGCAAACATTGCAAGCCTTTCTGCCGCTGGGTTTGTTCAGGTTTGGCAGGTAATTTTCCTACTCTTATCATCGTAAGATGTTCGGTGGTGTAATATTCAACCGGGTACAAAACTTTCAGTATTCTAACAGCACTTGTCCCTCTGACTTGAGCAATGGGATTTAACCATCGGCAATTTAAAAAGTCCACCCCATACAGAAAATGTGTATCCTCGTTTGTTTTgtatggagcagtggttctcaacctctcttcctcctcctcctcccccccgcttcacataccaccttaaataattccttactaaccataggatgccataggtgctcagaggctagtaagggattacttaaagtggtatgtgaggagTGGGGAAagaggttaagaaccactggtaaAGAGTACCTGAAATGGTAAAAGACCAAAGGGCTGAatttttttaatatcattttagTAATTGATTTTTAATGTAGAACAAATCACTGAAAATTCATCTTTGTTGGCCTTTAACAACTTaccaataaagataaagaagATAGCAAAAGTGGCAATATCCCAGTTAGATTGAAAAAGATCTTTGCTTTGTAGTCTCCTCACAATATCGTTGAACTGAGCTTCAATCTGAACTCCCACATCTTGGTTTGCCATTCTCAATAATAGCTGTGATGGGATGGTTCCGTTGCAGAGGTTAGTTCCAAGTGCCAACTGGTAACTAAAACCAATGTGCAGAGTAAAATAAAGGACTCGTCATTCAAAATTTACCATGCACCCAGCAAAAAATTAAATCCATTCCTTAGATGAGGTCATCCCACACAATGCCATCTCTCACCCTCCAGCTTTAAAAGGCAATCCATAAGGTTTCATAAGAATGCATAGATTTGGGGCTGATGTAttagcagagagttgggatacaggggtgtttttctggttggcaatcagtggtgagtggggcTCCCTAGGGGGCAGTGAtgggcc is part of the Narcine bancroftii isolate sNarBan1 chromosome 12, sNarBan1.hap1, whole genome shotgun sequence genome and encodes:
- the smim22 gene encoding small integral membrane protein 22; amino-acid sequence: MANQDVGVQIEAQFNDIVRRLQSKDLFQSNWDIATFAIFFIFIGAVLFLTLLVVVRCVWGCCCSSPRKTPKHKIGIDNEALEP